From Streptomyces sp. NBC_01551:
ACGGCACCCTGCACGGCGGCGTCTCCGCGGCCTCGCTCACCCCGGACGGCGCCACCGCGTTGTCGGTCGAGCTGGCGAGGAACGGGATCGCCGGCCGGGGCGTCCTGCTCGACATCCCGCGACTGCGCGGGGTGCCCTGGCTCGAACCCGGCGACCACGTCACCGCCGGCGAACTGCTGGCCGCCGAGCGGAGCCAGAGCGTCCGGGTCGGCGAGGGGGACCTGCTCTTCGTCCGGGTCGGCCACCGGCGCCGGCGCACCGAGTCCGGCCCCTGGGACGCGGCCCGGTCCCGCGCCGGGCTGCACCCGGCGGCGATGGAACTCCTGGCCGAGCGCCGGGTGGCCGCCCTGGGCGGCGACGGCAACAACGACACGGCCCCGAGCCTCACGGACGGCGTGGAGTTCCCCGTCCACGTGCTGGGCGTGCACGCCCTCGGGCTGTACCTCCTGGACTACCTCCAGTTCGAGGATCTGGTGCCGCTGTGCGAGCAGGAGGGCCGCTGGTCGTTCTTCTGCGTGATCGCACCGCTGCGGCTCCCCCGGGCCACCGGCTCACCCGTCAACCCCATCGCGATCCTCTGACCAACGACACCAAGGTGGCCGACATGGTCGACAACCAGCACTACGACGTCATCGTCATCGGCACCGGTGCGGGCGGCGGCACGCTCGCCCACCGCCTCGCCCCGAGCGGGAAGCGCGTCCTGATCCTGGAGCGCGGCGGCTACCTCCCCCGCGAGCGCGACAACTGGGAGTCCACCGCCGTCTTCGTCAAGGGCAAGTACCGCGCGCCCGAGTTCTGGTACGACAAGCACGGCGACCGGTTCCCGCCGGAGGTCAACTACTACGTCGGCGGCAACACCAAGTTCTTCGGCGCCGCGCTGTTCCGCCTGCGCCCCGAGGACTTCGCGCAGTTGCGCCACCACGGCGGCATCTCACCGGCCTGGCCGATCCGCTACGAGGACCTGGAGCCGTACTACACGGAGGCAGAGCACCTCTACCTCGTGCACGGCCGGCACGGCGAGGATCCGGGCGAGGGGCCGGTCAGCGCCCAGTACGCCCATCCGCCGGTGCTGCACGAGCCGCGGATCCAGCAGCTCAGCGACGACCTGGAGAGTCAGGGCCTGCACCCCTTCCACCTGCCCATCGGCGTGAACCTCACCCAGGACGCCGACGGCCGCGCGACCCACGGGAGCGTGTGCATCCGCTGCAACCGGGTGGACGGCTTCCCCTGCCTGGTGCGCGGCAAGGCGGACTCCCAGGTGATCTGCGTCGATCCCGCCCTGCGGCACGACAACGTCCACATGGTCACGGGTGCCAACGTCCGGACGCTGGAGACCGACGACACCGGGCGCACCGTCACCGCGGTGGTCGCCGAGCTGGAGGACGGCTCCGAGGCCCGGTTCCGCGGCGACATCGTGGTGGTGGCCTGTGGCGCGGTGAACTCCGCCGCACTGCTGCTGCGTTCGGCGAACGAGCGGCACCCGCGCGGTCTGGCCAACAGCTCGGACGTCGTCGGCCGCCACTACATGCGGCACAACAACCTGGCCCTGATGGCGGTTTCACACGAGCCGAACGACACGCAGTTCCAGAAGACCCTCGCGCTCAACGACTGGTACCTGGGCGCCGACGACTGGGAGTTCCCGCTCGGCGGCATCCAGATGCTGGGGAAGTCCGACGCCGAACAGATCAAGGGCGAGGCGCCGCACTGGGCGGGACTGGCCTCGCCCGACATGCCGTTCGAGGTGCTGGCCCACCACGCGGTGGACTTCTGGCTGTGCGGCGAGGACCTGCCCCGACCGGACAACCGCGTCACGCTGGACGACAACGGCGACATCCACCTGGCGCTGGACGAGAAGAACAACATCGAAGGGCTGAAGCGGCTCCAGCACAAGCTGCGGGGGATGCTCGGCAAGCTGGGCATGCATCCGCACCACCTCCTGCCGCACAGCCTCTACCTGCACAAGGGCATGCCGATCGGCGCCACCGCCCACCAGGCGGGCACCGTCCGTTTCGGGACCGACCCGCAGACCTCCGCGCTCGACGTCGACTGCAAGGCCCACGACCTCGACAACCTCTACGTCGTGGACACCGCCTTCTTCCCGAGCATCGGCGCCGTGAACCCGTCGCTGACCGCCATCGCCAACGCGATGCGCGTCGGCGACCGCATCGCCGAGCGCATCCGCTGAGGGGTGTTCGCCCTATGCGCGGACGGACGCCGGCGCGGGGGTCAGGAGGATGGCGGTGTCACCCTCCAGCGGCGCGGGCGCGGCGGCGTCGGTGACCGCGACGAGCTGCCCGGTCGGGCGCACCAGGAACAGCACCTCGTGTCCGGGCGGGATGCCCCCTTCCACGCGCGAGGGGACGATGCGGGCGCCGCCCGCGTACCGGCGGGCCAGCTCGGGCCGGTTGAGGCCGCGCGCGAACAGCGCCTCGCCGCCGGTGTAGGGCGCGACGACCCCGTGGCTGCGCGTGGGCGGCTCCAGGCGGTGGACGGGACCCCTCACGGTCGCCTTGAGGGTGAGCAGCGCGAGCGCGTTGAAGTCGTCCTCGCTGGTGAGCAGGAGCACGTCGGTGATGCCTTCGAGCTCGGCCCCGGCGCCGGTGGCGGCGGCGAGCAGCTCACCCGGGGCCAGGGCGAGACCGGCGTCCGTGATGCTCCGGCGCTGCTGGTCGAGGCCGGCCCACATGAGGACGTCCAGGCCCGCCGCGCGCAGGGCACCCCCCAGCTCCACCACCCAGGGGTCGCCGCCCACCAGGAGCGGCCGGGACCGCGCGGAGCGGCGGACGCCGAGCAGCCGGGCCGCGGGGAGCGCCGTCAGGCCGTACAACATGACGGTGGCGACGATCACGATGAAGGTGGCCGGGAGGATCTTCTGCGCGCCGGCGACGCCCGCTTGCACGAGGGAGACCGAGAACGTGGAGGCGGTGGCCGCGGCGACGATGCCGCGGGGCGCCATCCATCCGATGAACCACCTCTCCCGGTACGGGACGTCGGTGCGGGCCGTGGAGAGCAGTGCCACCAGGGGTCTGACCACGAGGACGAGGACGGCGACGAGCGCGAGGGCGGGCAGCACGACATGGCTGAGGGACTGCGGGGTGACCGTGGCCGAGATGGAGACGAACAGCACGCCGATGATCAGCGAGACCAGCGTCTCGAAGAAGGGCCGCCGGGCGGGGATGTCCAGCCCCGGCAGGTTGGCCAGGGCCAATCCCATGACGACGGCGGCGATGAGGCCCGTGTCGTCCCGGAAGGCGTCGCAGGCCGCCGCCACCGCGACCACGGCGGCGAACTGGACCGTCGTGCCGAGCACCTCACCGAGGTCGAGGCGACGCAGCAGCAGCCAGAGCACCGCCGCTCCGACGGCGCCGCCGAGCAGTCCGACGGCCGCGCTGCCGCCGAACTCCAGGACCTGGCTGCCGAGGCCGGGCTGCCCGCCGGCCAGGACCCCGTGGAAGACGAACGCGCCGAGGATGCCGCCGAGCGGGTCGATCAGGGTGCCCTCCCAGACGAGGACGCGTTGCAGGCGCTCGCTCGGGCGGACGAAGTCGAGGACCGGGCCGACCACCGTCGGGCCGCTGACCACGAGGATCGCGCCCAGCATGACGGCCGCGGCCCGCGACATGCCGAGGAGGGGGACGGCCAGCAGCGCCGCGGACACCCCGGTGACCAGTGCCCCGAGCCAGATGAGCCGGACCACGACGGTCCGGGTGTGGCCCCGCAGCCGGTGCAGGTCCAGGCCGAGTCCCGCGTCGTAGAGGATCACCGCCACGGCGAGCGAGACGAGCGGGGAGAACGCGGCGCCCAGCAGCTTCTCGGGGTTGACGTCGTCGGTCAGCGTGCCGGCGATGAAACCGGCCGGCAGCAGCAGGAGGATCGCCGGGATCCGCAGGAGGCTCGCCACCAGCTGGGAGCCGGCGGCGAGGGCCACGATCAGTCCGATGCCGACCAGGACCTGGCTCGACGTCACCGCGCCCCGTCCCCTCCCGTCATTCGGCGACGTCCTCGTCGGTGAGGGGTTCCAGTACGCCACGGGTGTCGAGGCGGTAGAGCACGACCAGGGCGGGGCCGATCAGCACCAGCGCGACGGCCGTGACGAAGAGCAGCCAGTGGAGCGGCTGGCTCGCCCCCGCGCCCTGCTGGACGGTCAGTGTCGTGGGCACCAGGTAGGGGCGCTGGGCGGCTCCCCAGGCGGCGATCAGCAGGGCCACGGTGGCCACCGAGGAGTACCGCGCCCACCCGGCGGCGGGGCCGGAGACCAGCCAGGCGGTGACCGCCAACGCCGCCACGGCGGCGATGAGCAGGGCCAGCCCGGCGCCGTGGGTGAGCCCGTGATGGACGTACGCGGCCTTCGGGTCGGTCAGGGTCAGGCCGATCACGCCGACCACCAGCAGCGCGGCGCCGGCGATCCGGGCCCGGAGCCGGAAGTAGCCGATCAGGTCACCGGCCCCGAAACGCCGGGCGTCCACGGAGAGGAAGACCGCCCCGAGGAAGGCGGTGGCGGCGACGGCCACCAGGCCGGCCGTGATCGAGGTGGTGTTGGCCCAGGCGTGAGCCGAGGCGACGGTGCCCGGAGCGACGCGCCCGGAGGCCACGCTGCCGATGACCGTGCCCAGGAAGAACGGGGTGAGCAGGGACGAGACGGCGAAAACGACGCCGTAGACCCGGCGTCCTGCGAGGTTGCGGGTGGGCTTGCGAAAGGCGAACCCGGCGCCGCGCAGGACCATGCCGACGGCGGCGAGTACCAACGGGAGCCAGAGAGCCGTGAACACCGTCTGGAAGAACTCCGGGAATCCGGTCCACATCAGGATCAGTACGAAGATCAGCCAGACGTTGTTGACCTCCCAGACCGGTGCCATGGCGTGGTCGATCAGCCAGCGGGGGCGCTTGCCGCGCGCGGCGCCCCCGGCGCACAGGTCCCAGAACCCGGCGCCGTAGTCGACTCCCCCGCCGCACGCGTAGGCGGCGATGACGAGCAGCAGGATCCAGGCGACGATGCTCGCGGTCACTGCTCGCTCCCTGGTGCTCGGTGGTCCCCGCCGGCTCCGGCCACCGGTTCCGGGCGCGGACCGTAGGGGGTGTCCGTCTCCGGGCCCTCGGTGAGCGCCTGGACGGAGTCGGGGCCGCAGGCGGCGTCGGCGAGCCGCCAGCGGGTGCGCATCTTCAGCACCACGCCGAGCAGCGAGCCGAAGACCAGCGCGTAGACCACGACGACGAGGCCGAACGCGGCCCACAGGGAGGCGGCGGCGGTGGGGGTCACCGCCTCGGACACACGCATGTTCTGGTAGACGATCCAGGGCTGGCGGCCCACCTCGGTGGCGATCCAGCCGCATTCCACGGTCACCACGCTGGCCACGCCGGACACGGCGGCGCACCGGAAGAACCAGCGGGACTTCGGCAGGTCGCGGTGGCGCCACCAGCACCAGGCGTACCAGAGGGCCAGCAGGATCAGGGCGGAGCCGATGAGCGCCATGATGTCGAAGGCCCAGTGCGCGATGGTCGCCTGGGTGGCGGTGGGACGGTCCGAGGCGGGCACCGAACTCAGACCGGTGACCTGCGTGTCGGGACTCTTCCCGGCCAGGATGGAGTCGAGCACGGGGATCTTGATGCCGCCCTTGACGGTGCCGTCCTCCTGGAGCCGGCCGAACAGGTACTCGGGGACGTGCGTGTCGGTGTTCCAGACCAGTTCGAGGGCGGCGAACTTGATGGGCTGCTTGAGGAAGACCTGCCTCGCGATGTTGTCGCCGAGCACGAACTGCACGGGGGTGAGGAGCGCGGCGACGGTGAACGGCACGGTGAAACCGAGGCGGTGGTAGCGGTCACGGCGACCGCGGAGCCAGCCGACCGCGTAGACCCCGGCCACCACGTAGCCGGCGGTGATGAACATGGCGACGACGAAGTGCCAGTACTGCGGGCCGAACATCGGCGTGAAGATCGCCTGCTGGACGCTGACGTTCACCGGACGGCCGTCGGCGTCGAGGGTGAAGCCGCGCGGGGTGTTCATCCACGAGTTGGCGGCGATGATGCCGAAGGAGCCCATCAGGGCCGCCAGCGGCAGGGGTACGCCGAGCCAGAAGTGCGTCTTCGGCGGCAGCCGTCGCCAGCCGTAGAGGTAGATGGCGATCAGGATCGCCTCCAGGAAGAAGGCCCACGCCTCGATCCCGAAGCCGAGGCCGAAGACGTCGCCCCAGCGGCCCATCATGCCGGGCCAGAGCAGCCCGAACTCGAAGGACAGCACGGTGCCCGTGACGATGCCGACGGCGAACTGCACGGCCATCACGGCGGACCACCGCCGGGCCAGGAGCATCGCGACCGGATCGGACTTCCGCAGGCCCCGGTGGTGCATGAGGAGGGTGATGAACGGCAACGCCACCCCCAGCGGCACCAGGATGATGTGCGAGGCCAGGGTGAACGCCATCATTTCCCGGGCGGGCAGCAGTTGTTCGGGGCCGTCCGCCAGGAGGTGTACTGGGATCATCGTGCGGTCCTCGGTGACTCGTTCCTGGTGACCGCGGGGGCCAGTGGACGGGACGGGGAGACGGCCCCGCGCGCCTGCCACGTGCGGGGCCGGCCGGGTGGGGGCGCCGGGTCAGCCTCCGGTCGCGAAGCCCGGGAAGAGGGTCATCCCACCGTCGACGTAGAGGGTGGTCCCGACGACGTAGTCCATCAGGTCGGAGGCCAGAACGGTGACCGCCCGCGCGATGTCCTCGGGATCCCCGACCCGGCGGTAGGGGATCAGCTGCAAGAGGGCCGCCTCGGCCTCTGGGGTGTCCCAGGCGTCCCGGTTGATCGGGGTGCGGATGGCTCCGGGGGCCACGGCGTTCACCCTGATGCCCTGCGGCGCGAGTTCCTGGGCCAGC
This genomic window contains:
- a CDS encoding GMC oxidoreductase, translating into MVDNQHYDVIVIGTGAGGGTLAHRLAPSGKRVLILERGGYLPRERDNWESTAVFVKGKYRAPEFWYDKHGDRFPPEVNYYVGGNTKFFGAALFRLRPEDFAQLRHHGGISPAWPIRYEDLEPYYTEAEHLYLVHGRHGEDPGEGPVSAQYAHPPVLHEPRIQQLSDDLESQGLHPFHLPIGVNLTQDADGRATHGSVCIRCNRVDGFPCLVRGKADSQVICVDPALRHDNVHMVTGANVRTLETDDTGRTVTAVVAELEDGSEARFRGDIVVVACGAVNSAALLLRSANERHPRGLANSSDVVGRHYMRHNNLALMAVSHEPNDTQFQKTLALNDWYLGADDWEFPLGGIQMLGKSDAEQIKGEAPHWAGLASPDMPFEVLAHHAVDFWLCGEDLPRPDNRVTLDDNGDIHLALDEKNNIEGLKRLQHKLRGMLGKLGMHPHHLLPHSLYLHKGMPIGATAHQAGTVRFGTDPQTSALDVDCKAHDLDNLYVVDTAFFPSIGAVNPSLTAIANAMRVGDRIAERIR
- a CDS encoding sodium:proton antiporter produces the protein MTSSQVLVGIGLIVALAAGSQLVASLLRIPAILLLLPAGFIAGTLTDDVNPEKLLGAAFSPLVSLAVAVILYDAGLGLDLHRLRGHTRTVVVRLIWLGALVTGVSAALLAVPLLGMSRAAAVMLGAILVVSGPTVVGPVLDFVRPSERLQRVLVWEGTLIDPLGGILGAFVFHGVLAGGQPGLGSQVLEFGGSAAVGLLGGAVGAAVLWLLLRRLDLGEVLGTTVQFAAVVAVAAACDAFRDDTGLIAAVVMGLALANLPGLDIPARRPFFETLVSLIIGVLFVSISATVTPQSLSHVVLPALALVAVLVLVVRPLVALLSTARTDVPYRERWFIGWMAPRGIVAAATASTFSVSLVQAGVAGAQKILPATFIVIVATVMLYGLTALPAARLLGVRRSARSRPLLVGGDPWVVELGGALRAAGLDVLMWAGLDQQRRSITDAGLALAPGELLAAATGAGAELEGITDVLLLTSEDDFNALALLTLKATVRGPVHRLEPPTRSHGVVAPYTGGEALFARGLNRPELARRYAGGARIVPSRVEGGIPPGHEVLFLVRPTGQLVAVTDAAAPAPLEGDTAILLTPAPASVRA
- a CDS encoding cyclase family protein, translated to MGRENQPGPRQSPDDFEALYAALRRQATGDARGSPAHITPRCVLEAAREIRSGRTVTLAAPVETRTSPDNPQPAGHRLTGPCEDEALAHGLHFATDRFGMNVHGDADSHLDALCHVVWNGTLHGGVSAASLTPDGATALSVELARNGIAGRGVLLDIPRLRGVPWLEPGDHVTAGELLAAERSQSVRVGEGDLLFVRVGHRRRRTESGPWDAARSRAGLHPAAMELLAERRVAALGGDGNNDTAPSLTDGVEFPVHVLGVHALGLYLLDYLQFEDLVPLCEQEGRWSFFCVIAPLRLPRATGSPVNPIAIL
- a CDS encoding cytochrome ubiquinol oxidase subunit I, with the translated sequence MIPVHLLADGPEQLLPAREMMAFTLASHIILVPLGVALPFITLLMHHRGLRKSDPVAMLLARRWSAVMAVQFAVGIVTGTVLSFEFGLLWPGMMGRWGDVFGLGFGIEAWAFFLEAILIAIYLYGWRRLPPKTHFWLGVPLPLAALMGSFGIIAANSWMNTPRGFTLDADGRPVNVSVQQAIFTPMFGPQYWHFVVAMFITAGYVVAGVYAVGWLRGRRDRYHRLGFTVPFTVAALLTPVQFVLGDNIARQVFLKQPIKFAALELVWNTDTHVPEYLFGRLQEDGTVKGGIKIPVLDSILAGKSPDTQVTGLSSVPASDRPTATQATIAHWAFDIMALIGSALILLALWYAWCWWRHRDLPKSRWFFRCAAVSGVASVVTVECGWIATEVGRQPWIVYQNMRVSEAVTPTAAASLWAAFGLVVVVYALVFGSLLGVVLKMRTRWRLADAACGPDSVQALTEGPETDTPYGPRPEPVAGAGGDHRAPGSEQ
- a CDS encoding cytochrome d ubiquinol oxidase subunit II, translated to MTASIVAWILLLVIAAYACGGGVDYGAGFWDLCAGGAARGKRPRWLIDHAMAPVWEVNNVWLIFVLILMWTGFPEFFQTVFTALWLPLVLAAVGMVLRGAGFAFRKPTRNLAGRRVYGVVFAVSSLLTPFFLGTVIGSVASGRVAPGTVASAHAWANTTSITAGLVAVAATAFLGAVFLSVDARRFGAGDLIGYFRLRARIAGAALLVVGVIGLTLTDPKAAYVHHGLTHGAGLALLIAAVAALAVTAWLVSGPAAGWARYSSVATVALLIAAWGAAQRPYLVPTTLTVQQGAGASQPLHWLLFVTAVALVLIGPALVVLYRLDTRGVLEPLTDEDVAE